The proteins below come from a single Corylus avellana chromosome ca3, CavTom2PMs-1.0 genomic window:
- the LOC132176654 gene encoding uncharacterized protein LOC132176654, with protein MATAPVKSQPLHNFSLPFLKWGGKSHTNTTSRCRRTVSPVSSEPDSDYHDSDPPPPRVGSRSAGNRFGFSPCSVSDRPQKPERGESGSAEADDGGERKREAAEEEEAEAQKPWNLRPRKAVQRSGMMEIRAERAVGAVMAIPGVQLQQQSENAQPKSLRLRGIATESQSTEKRKFWVALSKEEIEEDIFVMTGSRPARRPRKRPKNVQKQLDNVFPGMWLVGTTADSYRIAEAPAKR; from the exons ATGGCTACGGCACCGGTGAAGTCTCAGCCACTGCACAACTTCTCGCTGCCGTTCTTGAAATGGGGAGGCAAGAGCCACACCAACACCACCAGCCGCTGCCGCCGAACCGTGTCGCCGGTGTCATCCGAGCCTGACTCTGACTACCACGACTCCGACCCGCCGCCACCGCGGGTCGGATCCCGGTCCGCGGGCAACCGGTTCGGGTTCTCTCCCTGCTCCGTATCCGACCGGCCTCAGAAGCCCGAGCGAGGAGAGAGCGGCTCCGCGGAAGCCGACGACGGCGGAGAGAGGAAGCGGGAGGCCGCGGAGGAGGAGGAAGCGGAAGCGCAGAAGCCGTGGAATTTGAGGCCGAGGAAGGCCGTGCAGAGGAGCGGGATGATGGAGATCCGGGCGGAGAGGGCGGTTGGTGCGGTGATGGCGATACCGGGGGTTCAGCTGCAGCAGCAGAGCGAGAACGCGCAGCCGAAGTCGCTGCGGCTGAGGGGGATCGCGACAGAGTCGCAGAGCACGGAGAAGAGGAAGTTCTGGGTCGCGCTTTCCAAGGAGGAGATCGAGGAGGACATTTTCGTCATGACTGGCTCCAGGCCCGCTCGCCGGCCCCGGAAGCGCCCCAAGAACGTCCAGAAACAGCTCGAC aatgtttttCCTGGGATGTGGTTGGTGGGGACGACGGCTGATTCTTATCGGATTGCCGAAGCTCCGGCGAag AGATAG